Genomic segment of Corynebacterium urealyticum DSM 7109:
GGCATAAACGCGCATTCTCCTCATCTGAACTCGGCAGAGTTCCCAACTTTCCAACCGCTGACCTGCACGTATAGTGCGCGGTGAGCGAAATGAATACATACCTACTCTACCCGTCAGGGCTCTTCACCGCACGGCGTGGTGGCGGGCGCCGCTCAGCAGCAATCTACCCGCCCCGCGCCAAGCCCAGCACCCGTTGCACAACCACCATCGCCCCCCCCTATTCACACGCCCCACCGTCCAGTAATATTGCTGCTATGAGTATCAATCAAAAGCTTGAAGAAGCACTCAATAATCAAGTCATCGCCGAGCACCAGGCTGCACTGGTCTACACCCAGCTGGCGTACGAACTGGACCGCCTCTCTCTGACCGGCATGAGCGCGTGGATGTTCGCGCAGGCCGACGAGGAGCGGGAGCACGCCCAGCGCTTCGCCGATCACCTCATCGACCGCGATTCCCGCGTCAATCTGAAGACTATCGAGCTCCCGGAGATCAAGATCGAGAGCGCCCTGGAGGCTTTCGAGCTCTCCCTGGCCCACGAGAAGAAGGTCTCCGCGATGATCCGCGACCTCGTTCGGGTCGCCGAGGAGGTCAAGGACATCGATTCCCGACCGCTGCTGGATTCCTTCCTGAGCGAACAGGTCGAGGAGGAAGCCACCGTTGGCGAGATCATCGACCGCCTGAAGATGGTCGGCGCCGACGGCAGCGGCCTGCTGCGGCTCGACGCCCAGCTCGGCGGCCGCGAGTAAAACACGCCTCGCCCCTCCCCTCGCCACGGTTGCGTGGCATCAGCAGGGCGCTGACCTAACAGCCCTAAGCCAAAGGGTGGTGTCGGATCATTCCGACACCACCCTTCAACTATTCAGCGCGAGCGCTCCTTAGAGCATGCAGGACACGCAGCCCTCGACCTCGGTACCGCTCAGCGCAGTCTGGCGCAGGCGGACGTAGTAGATCGTCTTGATCCCCTTGCGCCAAGCGTAGATCTGGGCACGGTTGATGTCGCGGGTCGTGGCGGTGTCCTTGAAGAACAGCGTCAGCGACAGGCCCTGGTCCACATACTTGGTCGCCACCGCGTAGGTGTCGATGATCTTCTCGAAGCCGACCTCGTAGGCGTCCTCAAAGTACTCCAGGTTCTCGTTATTCATGTGCGGCGCTGCGTAGTAGACGCGGCCGATCTTGCCCTCCTTGCGGATCTCGATCTTCGAGGCGATCGGGTGGATCGAGGAGGTGGAGTTGTTAATGTACGAGATCGAGCCGGTCGGCGGAACCGCCTGCAGGTTGCGGTTGTAGATACCGTGCTTCGCCACGGAGGCCTTGAGCTCCGCCCAGTCCTCGGTGGTCGGCACCTCGATGCTGGATGCGGCAAAGATCTCCTTGACCTTCTCCGTCTTCGGGGCAAACTCAGCCGGGTCGTAACGGTCGAAGAAGGCACCGGATGCGTACTCGGAGTTCTCGAAGTCGTGGAATGCCGTGCCGCGCTCGATCGCGATCTTGTTGGAGGCCTTCAGGCACTCGTACATCACGGCAGCAAAGTAGGCGTTGGTGAAATCCAGTGCTTCCTCAGAGCCGTAGTGGATGTGCTCGCGACCCAGGTAGCCGTGCAGGTTCATCTGCCCCAGCCCGATGGCGTGCGAGTGATCGTTGCCCTGGCGGATGGACGGCACGGAGTCGATGTCCGTCTGATCCGAGACAGCGGTGAGCGCCCGGATTGCGATCTCGATGGTCTTCGAGAAGTCCGCGGAGTCCATCGCCATGGCAATGTTCATGGAGCCCAGGTTGCAGGAGATGTCATCGCCGATGGTCTCGTAGGTGAGGTCCTCGTTGAAGGCGGACGGCGTGGAGACCTGCAGGATCTCGGAGCACAGGTTCGAGTGGGTGATGCGGCCGGCAATCGGGTTGGCACGGTTCACGGTGTCCTCGTACATGATGTACGGGTAGCCGGACTCGAACTGGATCTCCGCGAGGGTCTGGAAGAAGTCACGGGCGTTGATCTTCTTCTTGCGGATGCGTGGGTCCTCAACCATCTCGTCGTAGTGCTCGGTGACGGAGATGTCGGCGAAAGGCTTGCCGTAGACGCGCTCGACGTCGTACGGGGAGAACAGGTACATGTCCGCGTTCTTGCGGGCCAGTTCGAAGGTGACGTCCGGGATCACCACGCCGAGGGAGAGCGTCTTAATGCGGATCTTCTCGTCCGCGTTCTCGCGCTTGGTGTCCAGGAAATTCAGGATGTCCGGGTGGTGGGCGTTGAGGTACACCGCGCCGGCCCCCTGGCGGGCACCCAGCTGGTTGGCGTAGGAGAAGGCGTCCTCCAGCAGCTTCATGACCGGGATGATGCCGGAAGACTGGTTCTCGATGTGCTTAATCGGCGCGCCTGCTTCACGGATGTTGCTCAGCAGCAGTGCCACGCCACCGCCGCGCTTGGAGAGCTGCAGGGCGGAGTTGATGGAGCGGCCGATGGACTCCATGTTGTCCTCGATGCGCAGGAGGAAGCAG
This window contains:
- the nrdE gene encoding class 1b ribonucleoside-diphosphate reductase subunit alpha, whose amino-acid sequence is MAENFGKTVAEPVKESEKLDYHALNAMLNLYDENGQIQFDADHKAANQFFLQHVNQNTVFFHNLAEKLEYLVENKYYDKEILDKYDFPFIKALFKQAYAKKFRFQSFLGAYKYYTSYTLKTFDGKRYLERFEDRVCMVALGLADGDEEMAKSLVDEILDGRFQPATPTFLNIGKAQRGEPVSCFLLRIEDNMESIGRSINSALQLSKRGGGVALLLSNIREAGAPIKHIENQSSGIIPVMKLLEDAFSYANQLGARQGAGAVYLNAHHPDILNFLDTKRENADEKIRIKTLSLGVVIPDVTFELARKNADMYLFSPYDVERVYGKPFADISVTEHYDEMVEDPRIRKKKINARDFFQTLAEIQFESGYPYIMYEDTVNRANPIAGRITHSNLCSEILQVSTPSAFNEDLTYETIGDDISCNLGSMNIAMAMDSADFSKTIEIAIRALTAVSDQTDIDSVPSIRQGNDHSHAIGLGQMNLHGYLGREHIHYGSEEALDFTNAYFAAVMYECLKASNKIAIERGTAFHDFENSEYASGAFFDRYDPAEFAPKTEKVKEIFAASSIEVPTTEDWAELKASVAKHGIYNRNLQAVPPTGSISYINNSTSSIHPIASKIEIRKEGKIGRVYYAAPHMNNENLEYFEDAYEVGFEKIIDTYAVATKYVDQGLSLTLFFKDTATTRDINRAQIYAWRKGIKTIYYVRLRQTALSGTEVEGCVSCML
- a CDS encoding ferritin — protein: MSINQKLEEALNNQVIAEHQAALVYTQLAYELDRLSLTGMSAWMFAQADEEREHAQRFADHLIDRDSRVNLKTIELPEIKIESALEAFELSLAHEKKVSAMIRDLVRVAEEVKDIDSRPLLDSFLSEQVEEEATVGEIIDRLKMVGADGSGLLRLDAQLGGRE